TACGAAGCCGAAGCCGCCGACAAAGTAAAAATCAAAGACGCTGCTTAAAAAAAAGAAAAGGGAGCCAAAAGCTCCCTTAACTTTTCCACCCCTCAACCCCAACGTTCCGTCCACAGAAACAGGGCCTGAACCGGATCGCGGTGTTGAGAAAAACCACTCAAACCTAATTTTCATTCCGAATATCAAGGATCTTATTCTCGCTATTTCTTTGGAAGATTTTTTTGCCAAAGCCGACCCGCTTAACCAAACAAGAAGAAGGCAAAAAAAAGGGAGCCATAAAGACTCCCTTTATCATTCTTCGAATAAAGAAGAAAAATTAGTTGCGAGAACGGTTGCCGAAACCACCGCGGCCGCCGCCACGGTTGCCACCACCGAAGCCACCACGATTTTCACGAGGAGCCATTGGTTTAGCTTCGCTAACGTTCATAGCACGACCAGCAAGTTCAACGCCGTTCAATTTAGAAATAGCAAGTTGAGCTTCTTCGTCAGTAGACATTTCTACGAAAGCGAAACCTTTGCTGCGACCTGTTTCACGATCAGTTACGATACGTGCAGATTCTACGTTACCGTATTGAGCAAAAGCGTCTGCAATTGATTGATCATCCAAAGAGTAGGATAGATTTCCTACGTAAATTTTCTTACCCATTATAACCTCCACTGGCATTTGGGAGCCCTAAGAGGAAACGGGCACCATGCCCTAAGCACTCTACAGAGACTGATTTGAAACTGATTGATAAACCAATTCATTCACGTTTCATAGTTAAAAAAAAGTAGGGTCCAGGAAAATATTGACACACATGGACAAAGGTATAGACTGAGGGTCAAAAGGAGCCCGGAATGACCTACCACGTACATAGCGATAAGCCCGTGTTTGAACTCATTATTGGCGATAAAACCTACTCTTCTTGGTCGATGCGGGCATGGCTGGTGGCGGTCCAATCGGGCCTGCCATTTAAGGAAATTCTTATAAAGCTCGACACCCCTAA
This region of Bdellovibrio sp. 22V genomic DNA includes:
- a CDS encoding RNA-binding protein — its product is MGKKIYVGNLSYSLDDQSIADAFAQYGNVESARIVTDRETGRSKGFAFVEMSTDEEAQLAISKLNGVELAGRAMNVSEAKPMAPRENRGGFGGGNRGGGRGGFGNRSRN